From the Finegoldia magna ATCC 29328 genome, the window CTTATAGGATCCAAGCTCGCTGTCGGTTCATCCAAAATCAAGAACGGACTGTCTTGATACAATGCTCTTGCAATGGCGATTTTTTGTTCTTGACCTTTGGAAACGCTGATTCCATTTTCGTCAATATCTTTGTAGAGATAAGTGTCTAACCCTTTGTCCCATTTTCGAACATCGTCGTACATTCCAACATCTTTAAGTGATTGAACTACTTTTTCTTCGTCGTAATCCATTCCTGAAGCGATATTTTGTGCCAATGGATATGCGAACAAATTAAAATCTTGAAATACAACTGAGAATATTTTCAAATACTCATCGTATCTGTATTTTTTGATGTCAATTCCATTCAACAAGATTTCCCCTTCAGTAACATCGTAAAATCTAATCAACAACTTCACAAAAGTAGTCTTGCCACAACCGTTTTGCCCTACAATCGCCAATTTTTTCCCAAGGTCGAATTTCAAATTGATATTTTTCAATACCCAATTGTCAGTTCCAGGATATTTGAAGCTGACATTTTTGAATTCGACTTCGTATTTTTTGTCGGTTCTTTTTTCCGTAGTCAAACTTCCATTGTAAAATTCCGATTTTTTGTGCAAATAATCCATCATAAGTTCTGCATACGGAGTGTTTGTCTTGTACATTGCAACGCCTTCCAAGAACTTCGACAAATTACTTGTAAAATTTATCAAACTTCCCAAATATTGGCTGAGCATTCCGATTGAAATAGCTCCGAGCAATGATTTGGATACTACGACAAGATAAATCAACAAAACTTGTAATTTCGAGAAAAATTCGCTGAGTATTTTGTAAGTGACACCTTCTGTCGACATAATTCTATCGAAAAATCCACCAGGATTGAAAATCCCACATTCATTGATCATATTAGATGCGAGATTATATTGACGATACATTCTCGTATCCAGCATTCTGCTTTTGTCTTTCATTTCCCAGCAATAAAATGTGAACACTCGATTTCCGAATTTTCCTTGTTCAGCTATTTTGTTCCAAATTTCAAATTCTTTTGCGTTGAATTTCTGTGAAATCCATGATAAAAATACAACCACTACAATCAACAAAACATTTATCCAAGCACTATTCAGAAACGAAAAACTTTCTGGTGCGTTCCATTTTGTCACTAAAAATTGATACGACAACACCAAACTACCTATCATAGCCAATAAAGATTCCAATATCATATCGTAGGCGTACATCACTCTTATAATTCCAAACTCGCCGATGTGTGTATTTTGTTCTATATTCGATTTTTGTCCGATAATATCAGTGTCTTGGGATTGTTTGTAATCCAATTCGTTGAATTTTTCGGATAAAATATGAACAAATATCTCGTATTTCTTGTCCTTGTATGTGTTTTGGATTTTGTTGGTCAAGGCAAGAATAATTTGAACGAAAAACACTGACAACAACGCAATTACTGCCCATTTACCTACAAATTGTACAGGCATCTTATTGACGATTCCGTCTATCATTCTAGCAGATGCGTAAATGCTAATTAAAGGAAAAATTGCCGAGAATAAACAGTTAAGAGTGTAGCTGATGATTAATTTTTTGTAATTTTTCCACAAAACACTCCAAGTATCTTTGAATAGTTTAAGATTCTTTTGCATTGTAGTCCTCCCTGTAATATTTCGCTTGAGTGTCGAACAAATACTTGTACGTTCCGCCTTTTTCCATCAATTCTTCGTGAGTTCCACGCTCTTCAATTCCCTTATTTCCAATCAACAAAATGTAATCGCAAAATCTCGTCGAAGCCATTCTATGAGAAATAAAAATCGACGTGTGGTTTTTAGTTAGTTCGTTGTATTTGTTGTACAAATCTCTTTCTGCTAATGGATCAAGAGCTGCCGTCGGCTCATCCAATATCAAAAACTTAGAATTTCTGTACAAAGCTCTTGCAAGAAGTAGCTTTTGTGTTTCCCCACCTGATAAGACCGGTGAATCTTGGTAGATATATTTTTCAATCGTGTTGAATACACCATTCGGAAATTCCTTAACCTTGTCGTAAAGGCCTGCCAATTTCAACACTTCTTCTACGCCTTCCACATCATCTGTGGATTTTGATTGCGTTACATTCATGTAAATAGTTTCCGGCAATATCGAATAATCTTGGAACACCGCAGAGAAAATCTCGTAATATTTTCTTCTGTTGAGTTCTCTCAAATCAATTCCATTGACAAGCACACGACCCTCTGTTGGATCCAAAAATCCTATCAAAAGTTTAATCAAAGTAGTTTTCCCCGATCCATTGAGTCCAACTACAGCCACCTTTTCTTGTGGGTTGACTTGGAAGTTCACATTCTTCAATACATATTCGTCACTACCAGGATATTTATATCCCACATTTTCGAATTTTATCGTAATATCATCATCTGGATTTAATTCGATTCCGCCATCCTTTTTGAACTTTTCTTCCAAATCTACAAACTCTCTTACAGTTGCGATGTCCTTCGCTTCCATATAAAGCACACTGAAAAAATTGAACAATCTTTGAACATCGTATCCGAATTTTGTTTGTGCAGAAAAAGCCAACAAGAACATACTTGCATCAATCTTGCCATTGACTGCAAAATTTATTAAATAATAATATGTAACGGAATTTCTCAAAAGGTTGAACACGCAATCCAAGAAATCTGCCATCAACATTTTGTTGCCCATCTTGTTCATGAAATCATCGTACAAGACAAAAACGCTGTCGTAAATATCTTCCAGCCAATTTCCAAGCCCAAACATTCTGATATCCTTGGCGTGTTTGTGGCTACTAACTGAATTAATATAGTTGAATTCTTTTTCAAACTTAGCTTGTGTTTTTCTGTTATCGTACTTCCATTGTTTAAGTTTTTTTGAATACAGAAAACTAATCAAACTGGCGATAATCGACACCAAAATTATGAAAATAGGAAGCCTTGCAAGTAAAATCAAATACACACTCGTGCTGATTAGTAAGTATAAAATATCTTTCATCGTAAGCCAGATATGTTCTGTAGCTTTGTCATTTCCTTCAAGATTTACGTTCGCTTTTTCGGATAAATCTAACACATTCTTGTCCAATGTCATCTCGTAATCCATCGACAAGAATTTTTCGATACATTGATTTAACATCAAAGTTCGAATGTAGATTTTTTTCGGCAAGATTCTCAAATCCAACGACTCTTTTGTCGCAGAACAGATGAAAATCAAAACCGCAAACACAACAACAGTAAGCATAATCGTTGTGAAATCTTGTGAATTTTCAACCATTTTGATAATTTGTGGAGTAAAGTACAACTGTAAAATATCAATTCCAGCAGTCGTGATAGCCATAATTATCAGAATGAAAATCAAACTTTTTTGGTTGTTCCACGCAAGATTGAACATAAATTTAATATTATCATTTGTAGAATATTTTTTCTTCATAACTACCTCCCAATAATATATTAACCGAAATATTCTCGTATTTACGTTTTAGGGATAAGCACATCAAAAACAGGGATGACTATATCAAAATCTCCGTCGTAAAAGCATTGTCCTCTGAATTTCTGTTGATGTAGCCATCGTATTTGTCGACGATTTCATCGATACTAATAAGTCCCAGGCCTCTGTTCTCGCCCTTTGTCGATTTAAAAATTCTGCCAAACTTCTCCTGCTTTTCGCTACTTGTCTTGTTAGTAAATGAAATGTACAATTTATTGCCCTTCATATCCATGTAAAGCCTGATAAATCTGTCCTCTTCCGGCAAATTTCTAACCGATTCAATCGCATTATCGAACAAATTCCCGATAATCGTCGCCAAATCGATATCTTTTATATCCAAAATATTCGAAATCTTGCAGTCGGCGATGCATTTTATGTTTTCATTAGTCGCCATAGTAATCTTGGAATTCAAAATAGCATCCGCCATCCTATTTCCAGTCCTAATCACAGGTGCGATTGAATGCAAATTCTCATCCAAATTATCCAAGTAGTTCTTGATAGATTCCATATCATTTTCAGCCACAAAAGAGCGCA encodes:
- a CDS encoding ABC transporter ATP-binding protein, whose amino-acid sequence is MQKNLKLFKDTWSVLWKNYKKLIISYTLNCLFSAIFPLISIYASARMIDGIVNKMPVQFVGKWAVIALLSVFFVQIILALTNKIQNTYKDKKYEIFVHILSEKFNELDYKQSQDTDIIGQKSNIEQNTHIGEFGIIRVMYAYDMILESLLAMIGSLVLSYQFLVTKWNAPESFSFLNSAWINVLLIVVVVFLSWISQKFNAKEFEIWNKIAEQGKFGNRVFTFYCWEMKDKSRMLDTRMYRQYNLASNMINECGIFNPGGFFDRIMSTEGVTYKILSEFFSKLQVLLIYLVVVSKSLLGAISIGMLSQYLGSLINFTSNLSKFLEGVAMYKTNTPYAELMMDYLHKKSEFYNGSLTTEKRTDKKYEVEFKNVSFKYPGTDNWVLKNINLKFDLGKKLAIVGQNGCGKTTFVKLLIRFYDVTEGEILLNGIDIKKYRYDEYLKIFSVVFQDFNLFAYPLAQNIASGMDYDEEKVVQSLKDVGMYDDVRKWDKGLDTYLYKDIDENGISVSKGQEQKIAIARALYQDSPFLILDEPTASLDPISEAEIYEKLGEIIKDRTAIFISHRLSSCKFSDKIIVFDKGEIAETGDHDSLISKNGMYKKLWDAQAEFYV
- a CDS encoding ABC transporter ATP-binding protein, with translation MKKKYSTNDNIKFMFNLAWNNQKSLIFILIIMAITTAGIDILQLYFTPQIIKMVENSQDFTTIMLTVVVFAVLIFICSATKESLDLRILPKKIYIRTLMLNQCIEKFLSMDYEMTLDKNVLDLSEKANVNLEGNDKATEHIWLTMKDILYLLISTSVYLILLARLPIFIILVSIIASLISFLYSKKLKQWKYDNRKTQAKFEKEFNYINSVSSHKHAKDIRMFGLGNWLEDIYDSVFVLYDDFMNKMGNKMLMADFLDCVFNLLRNSVTYYYLINFAVNGKIDASMFLLAFSAQTKFGYDVQRLFNFFSVLYMEAKDIATVREFVDLEEKFKKDGGIELNPDDDITIKFENVGYKYPGSDEYVLKNVNFQVNPQEKVAVVGLNGSGKTTLIKLLIGFLDPTEGRVLVNGIDLRELNRRKYYEIFSAVFQDYSILPETIYMNVTQSKSTDDVEGVEEVLKLAGLYDKVKEFPNGVFNTIEKYIYQDSPVLSGGETQKLLLARALYRNSKFLILDEPTAALDPLAERDLYNKYNELTKNHTSIFISHRMASTRFCDYILLIGNKGIEERGTHEELMEKGGTYKYLFDTQAKYYREDYNAKES
- a CDS encoding sensor histidine kinase is translated as MRFLSKIWILFSKKDIFEYQQQLLNTHYQEVENMYRDIRKFRHNYRNHLQTLRSFVAENDMESIKNYLDNLDENLHSIAPVIRTGNRMADAILNSKITMATNENIKCIADCKISNILDIKDIDLATIIGNLFDNAIESVRNLPEEDRFIRLYMDMKGNKLYISFTNKTSSEKQEKFGRIFKSTKGENRGLGLISIDEIVDKYDGYINRNSEDNAFTTEILI